One segment of Niabella beijingensis DNA contains the following:
- the atpA gene encoding F0F1 ATP synthase subunit alpha, whose protein sequence is MPEIKPDEISAILREQLSNFNAQADLEEIGTVLQVGDGIARVYGLGNVRYGELVEFEDGVRAIALNLEEDNVGVVLMGEGKDIKEGSKVRRTNQIASIKVGEGMTGRVVNTLGQPIDGKGPISGELYEMPLERKAPGVIFREPVKEPLQTGIKAIDAMIPIGRGQRELIIGDRQTGKTAIAIDTIINQKEFFKAGKPVYCIYVAIGQKASTIAGVMKTLEDNGAMEYTTIVAASASDPAPLQFYAPFAGAAIGEYFRDTGRPALIIYDDLSKQAVAYREVSLLLRRPPGREAYPGDVFYLHSRLLERAAKVINNDEIVKNMNDLPDSIKHLVKGGGSLTALPIIETQAGDVSAYIPTNVISITDGQIFLESSLFLSGIRPAINVGISVSRVGGNAQIKSMKKVAGTLKLDQALYRELEAFSKFGGDLDAATKNVIDKGARNVEILKQPQYSPYPVEKQVAIIYLGTNGLIKDVLVNKVKEFEEHFLLEMENKYPEVLGEFKKGNLPEEGLKQMVELANSIIPQYKK, encoded by the coding sequence ATGCCGGAAATAAAACCAGACGAAATAAGTGCCATCCTGCGGGAACAGCTGAGCAACTTCAACGCCCAGGCCGATTTAGAGGAAATAGGCACCGTATTACAGGTGGGTGATGGAATTGCCCGCGTTTATGGCCTTGGAAACGTAAGGTATGGTGAGCTTGTTGAGTTTGAAGACGGTGTACGCGCAATTGCCCTGAACCTGGAAGAAGACAATGTGGGTGTGGTATTGATGGGTGAAGGAAAAGATATCAAGGAAGGTTCCAAAGTACGCCGTACCAACCAGATCGCGTCCATTAAGGTGGGCGAAGGCATGACAGGCCGTGTGGTAAACACCCTGGGTCAGCCGATTGATGGTAAAGGACCGATTTCCGGCGAGCTGTATGAAATGCCGTTAGAGCGGAAAGCACCGGGGGTTATTTTCCGGGAACCGGTAAAGGAACCGCTGCAAACCGGTATCAAAGCGATCGATGCGATGATCCCCATCGGCCGCGGGCAGCGGGAGCTGATCATCGGCGACCGTCAGACCGGTAAGACCGCGATCGCGATCGACACCATCATCAACCAGAAAGAATTTTTCAAAGCAGGTAAGCCTGTATATTGTATCTATGTAGCTATCGGACAGAAAGCATCAACCATTGCCGGTGTGATGAAAACGCTGGAAGACAACGGCGCGATGGAATATACCACCATCGTTGCGGCTTCTGCTTCTGATCCTGCTCCGCTGCAATTCTATGCTCCGTTTGCGGGTGCTGCTATCGGGGAATATTTCCGTGATACCGGCCGCCCGGCGCTGATCATCTATGATGACCTGTCCAAACAGGCGGTGGCCTACCGTGAGGTATCCCTGCTGCTGCGCCGTCCTCCGGGCCGTGAAGCCTATCCGGGTGATGTATTCTACCTGCACAGCCGTCTGCTGGAAAGAGCGGCAAAAGTGATCAATAATGATGAGATCGTTAAGAACATGAACGATCTGCCGGATTCGATCAAACACCTGGTAAAAGGTGGCGGATCTTTAACCGCCCTGCCGATCATCGAAACGCAGGCGGGTGACGTATCGGCCTACATCCCTACAAACGTGATCTCCATTACCGATGGTCAGATCTTCCTGGAATCTTCATTGTTCCTTTCCGGTATCCGTCCTGCAATCAATGTAGGTATCTCGGTAAGCCGTGTGGGTGGTAACGCACAGATCAAATCCATGAAGAAAGTTGCCGGTACCCTGAAACTGGACCAGGCGCTGTACCGCGAGCTGGAAGCCTTCTCAAAATTTGGCGGAGACCTGGATGCGGCCACCAAGAATGTAATTGATAAGGGTGCCCGTAACGTGGAGATCCTGAAACAGCCGCAGTATTCTCCCTATCCGGTGGAAAAACAAGTGGCGATCATTTACCTGGGTACCAACGGTCTGATCAAAGATGTTCTGGTAAATAAGGTAAAAGAGTTTGAAGAGCATTTCCTGCTGGAAATGGAAAATAAATACCCCGAAGTACTGGGAGAATTTAAGAAAGGGAATCTTCCGGAAGAAGGGCTGAAACAAATGGTGGAGCTGGCCAACAGCATCATCCCGCAGTATAAAAAGTAA
- a CDS encoding 4a-hydroxytetrahydrobiopterin dehydratase, whose protein sequence is MWTENDNKLYKSFSFKDFNAAFGFMARVALAAEKMDHHPTWTNTYNKVEIWLSTHDAGDIVTEKDHKLAEKIDKCL, encoded by the coding sequence ATGTGGACAGAGAACGACAACAAATTGTATAAAAGCTTTTCCTTTAAAGATTTTAATGCCGCTTTTGGTTTTATGGCCCGCGTGGCGCTTGCGGCCGAAAAAATGGACCATCATCCCACCTGGACCAATACCTATAATAAAGTGGAGATCTGGCTTTCTACACATGATGCCGGAGATATTGTTACAGAAAAAGACCATAAACTGGCAGAAAAAATAGATAAATGCCTTTAA
- a CDS encoding Pr6Pr family membrane protein: MNSNTTKRWLVVVIAIVAWFAVILQGYLMFLNTKNPPGETLLRFFSYYTILTNILVAVYCTVLLIRPGGRTGTFFLRPGPATAVAVYITIVGLVYNLVLRQLWNPGGWQWLVDELLHVGVPLLFILYWLIAVPKSGLRYKGISAWLIYPAVYAVCIFLRGAQSGFYPYPFVDVVSLGYQRALLNSIVLAGGFLLMSAAFIALGRLLSGGGR; the protein is encoded by the coding sequence ATGAATAGTAATACAACAAAACGCTGGCTGGTAGTTGTAATAGCCATTGTTGCCTGGTTTGCAGTAATACTCCAGGGGTACCTGATGTTCCTGAATACAAAGAACCCGCCGGGGGAAACGCTGTTACGCTTTTTCAGCTACTATACCATCCTTACGAACATACTGGTTGCGGTTTATTGTACCGTACTGCTTATAAGACCGGGGGGGCGGACCGGCACGTTTTTTTTACGACCCGGACCGGCAACGGCAGTCGCGGTATATATAACTATTGTAGGCCTGGTATATAACCTGGTATTACGTCAGTTGTGGAACCCCGGTGGCTGGCAGTGGCTGGTGGATGAGTTGCTCCATGTAGGGGTGCCGCTGTTGTTTATCCTGTACTGGCTGATAGCGGTTCCCAAGTCGGGGCTGCGTTATAAAGGCATCAGCGCGTGGCTGATCTATCCGGCGGTATACGCTGTTTGTATCTTTCTCCGGGGAGCACAGTCGGGTTTTTACCCGTATCCTTTTGTGGATGTGGTATCGCTGGGGTATCAGCGTGCGCTGCTGAACAGCATTGTTTTGGCAGGCGGTTTTCTGCTGATGTCTGCAGCATTTATTGCGCTTGGCCGGTTGCTGTCAGGAGGTGGCCGTTGA
- a CDS encoding nucleotidyltransferase domain-containing protein yields MRPVIEEQMAAAGIRLLPEKQELLVTVTTALADVKGVAAIVLGGSYAQGTATDTSDMDIGIYYTPADPFDTRDIREIARDFATEAPTVTGFYEWGPWVNGGAWIHTRAGKVDFLYRNIEQVTRTIGKAQNGEWEHHFEQQPPYGFSSVIYLAETKYCIPLLDPSGIIRRLKKAVAVYPFKLKETVIGQSLWSAAFTLWNADHFARSGDVYNTAGCLTRAVKNIVDALFALNEQYPMGDKRAVAQLEKMPLTPANLKEKIEQVLGGKNSPGKNVALLDALHKEVTALAGNLYQPLFRLP; encoded by the coding sequence ATGAGACCGGTTATTGAAGAACAAATGGCCGCTGCCGGGATCCGGCTGTTGCCGGAAAAACAGGAGTTGCTGGTGACGGTAACCACGGCGCTGGCGGATGTAAAGGGTGTTGCGGCCATTGTGCTGGGCGGCTCTTATGCACAGGGTACCGCCACCGATACCTCGGATATGGATATCGGCATTTATTATACTCCGGCTGATCCGTTCGATACCAGGGATATCCGGGAGATCGCCCGGGATTTTGCAACAGAAGCACCAACAGTCACCGGCTTTTATGAATGGGGCCCCTGGGTAAATGGGGGCGCATGGATCCATACCCGGGCCGGAAAAGTCGATTTTCTTTACCGGAACATTGAACAGGTGACCCGCACGATCGGAAAGGCACAGAACGGGGAGTGGGAGCATCATTTTGAACAACAGCCCCCATATGGATTTTCTTCGGTCATTTATCTTGCAGAAACAAAATATTGTATCCCGTTACTGGATCCTTCAGGCATCATCCGGAGGCTGAAAAAGGCAGTAGCGGTCTATCCGTTCAAACTTAAGGAAACAGTAATAGGGCAATCCCTGTGGTCGGCGGCATTTACGTTGTGGAATGCAGATCATTTTGCACGATCCGGCGATGTGTACAATACTGCCGGATGCCTGACAAGAGCTGTAAAGAATATCGTTGACGCATTATTCGCGCTGAATGAACAGTACCCGATGGGCGATAAGCGGGCCGTGGCACAACTGGAAAAAATGCCGCTGACCCCCGCGAATCTTAAAGAAAAAATAGAACAGGTGCTCGGCGGCAAGAACAGTCCGGGTAAAAATGTTGCATTACTGGATGCATTGCACAAAGAAGTAACGGCGCTGGCCGGCAATCTTTATCAACCGTTGTTCCGGCTGCCATAA
- a CDS encoding GNAT family N-acetyltransferase: protein MEICITKTTSDVIEPLRILFLNEGGFQFICNKCHTYGWADTYLFTVDGTGAGYGAVWGSERREDRDTIFEFYLLPPYRGMAGRIFREFQVVCKAGLVESQTNDLLLTSMLYERTRNIYAEAILFEDHYATGLTVPGVSFRKRTEGDDMGDDDSTHVLIRDRIIVASGGLMLNYNMPYADIYMQVREPYRKQGLGALMVQELKKEAYRMNRVPAARCNIENPASKATLLKAGFRICGFRIKGVIKP from the coding sequence ATGGAAATCTGCATTACAAAGACAACATCCGATGTTATTGAACCGTTGAGGATCCTTTTCCTGAATGAAGGCGGGTTTCAGTTCATCTGTAATAAATGCCATACGTATGGCTGGGCCGATACCTATCTCTTTACAGTTGACGGCACCGGGGCAGGCTATGGCGCCGTATGGGGATCGGAGCGGCGGGAGGACCGGGATACCATTTTCGAATTTTATCTGCTTCCTCCGTACCGCGGAATGGCAGGTCGTATTTTCCGGGAGTTTCAGGTTGTATGCAAGGCCGGCCTGGTTGAAAGTCAGACCAACGACCTGCTGCTTACATCTATGCTGTATGAACGTACCCGCAATATTTATGCGGAAGCGATACTTTTTGAAGACCATTATGCCACAGGCCTGACGGTACCCGGTGTCTCTTTCCGTAAACGGACTGAAGGGGATGATATGGGTGACGACGACAGTACACATGTGCTGATCCGGGACAGAATAATTGTAGCCAGCGGCGGATTGATGCTGAACTACAATATGCCTTATGCAGATATTTACATGCAGGTAAGGGAACCCTATCGCAAACAGGGCCTGGGCGCATTGATGGTACAGGAGTTAAAGAAGGAAGCGTATCGCATGAACCGGGTACCGGCTGCGCGGTGCAATATTGAAAATCCGGCATCCAAAGCAACACTGTTAAAAGCGGGATTCCGCATCTGCGGCTTTCGTATCAAAGGAGTGATCAAACCGTAA
- a CDS encoding phytanoyl-CoA dioxygenase family protein, whose translation MGSTEAIPSDALLHELDANGFAVAPDIFIPDELAAIAGKIEQADPSKDTFRKSAGLFAIRQFLKELPETRAMVFNPRLKQLISRLSGDSFFVVKSIYFDKPAASNWYVSYHQDLTISVDRKATVPGYGPWTLKQNQFAVQPPLPVLENIFTLRIHLDDTDERNGALKVVPGSHRHGILRPEQIDWSAEEEHSCSVPRGGVMIMKPLLLHSSGRTVNNRPRRVLHIEFSNMELPAGLNWAERLDIV comes from the coding sequence ATGGGAAGTACAGAAGCAATACCATCAGATGCGCTGCTGCATGAGCTGGATGCCAATGGATTTGCGGTGGCACCGGATATCTTCATCCCCGATGAACTTGCGGCGATTGCGGGGAAGATCGAACAGGCGGACCCGTCAAAGGACACCTTCCGCAAATCAGCTGGTCTTTTTGCCATCCGGCAATTCCTGAAGGAGCTCCCGGAAACACGGGCAATGGTCTTCAACCCCCGGCTGAAACAACTCATCAGCCGCCTCTCCGGCGACAGCTTTTTCGTGGTAAAAAGTATTTATTTTGATAAACCTGCTGCATCCAACTGGTATGTCAGCTACCACCAGGATCTTACGATCTCGGTTGACAGGAAGGCTACGGTTCCCGGATATGGACCCTGGACCCTCAAGCAGAACCAGTTTGCGGTTCAGCCCCCGCTGCCCGTTCTGGAAAACATTTTTACATTACGGATACACCTGGATGATACAGATGAACGAAACGGCGCATTGAAAGTGGTCCCCGGCTCTCACCGTCATGGCATTCTCCGGCCGGAACAGATCGATTGGTCTGCAGAAGAAGAACATTCCTGTTCTGTTCCCCGGGGTGGCGTAATGATCATGAAGCCGCTGCTGCTTCACAGCTCGGGCCGAACTGTGAACAACCGGCCGCGGCGGGTGCTTCATATAGAGTTTTCAAATATGGAATTACCCGCCGGATTGAATTGGGCGGAACGGTTGGATATCGTATAA
- a CDS encoding IPExxxVDY family protein → MATVKLSLNTDQITEEFFEDTKLLGIVTTVKDYKFCWNLNNLLELDFRINHDIEIKLKRKRRLYFFSVYEYRDPNSSLCHYLYNNLHDGEFLLPEFKHLDFLWLMKNDTVTDEYLEQVKAWLREIPGVQLITELTNEKIKNKDYLIF, encoded by the coding sequence ATGGCCACCGTAAAACTATCATTAAATACCGATCAGATCACGGAAGAGTTTTTTGAAGACACAAAGCTCCTGGGGATCGTGACGACGGTAAAGGATTATAAGTTTTGCTGGAACCTGAATAATTTACTGGAACTGGACTTCCGGATCAATCATGATATTGAAATAAAACTGAAAAGAAAGCGGCGGCTTTATTTTTTTTCTGTTTACGAATACCGCGATCCCAACAGCTCACTTTGTCATTATTTATATAATAACCTGCACGACGGGGAATTTTTATTGCCGGAGTTTAAGCATCTTGACTTTTTGTGGCTGATGAAAAATGACACAGTTACGGACGAATACCTGGAGCAGGTAAAAGCCTGGCTGCGGGAAATACCCGGAGTGCAGCTGATCACCGAGCTGACCAATGAAAAAATAAAAAATAAGGATTACCTGATCTTTTAA
- a CDS encoding GIY-YIG nuclease family protein, producing the protein MKTKRELKEQYKQKKFRMGVFRIRNTENEKIFIGSSTDLVSIWNRLRFQLNNGLCSNAGLQADWSRSGEEKFVYEILSEIKEEERITDYKGETEQLEKMFIEELQPFGARGYNIEKRSG; encoded by the coding sequence ATGAAAACAAAAAGGGAACTGAAGGAGCAGTATAAACAGAAAAAATTCCGGATGGGTGTGTTCCGGATAAGGAATACAGAGAATGAAAAGATCTTTATCGGAAGCAGCACCGACCTCGTTTCCATCTGGAACCGGCTCCGCTTCCAGCTCAATAACGGACTTTGTTCCAATGCCGGGCTCCAGGCCGACTGGAGCCGGTCCGGCGAGGAAAAATTTGTTTATGAGATCCTCAGCGAAATAAAAGAAGAGGAGCGCATAACGGATTATAAAGGAGAAACAGAACAGCTGGAGAAAATGTTTATCGAAGAACTGCAGCCATTTGGTGCCCGCGGCTACAATATAGAAAAACGCTCCGGCTGA
- a CDS encoding phage tail protein: MSQPVSRYHFTADWGGARTGFAEISGLNIEIEPVLFREGASPEDQMRKIPGLRSYSNILLKRNILKGDNDFFDWINTKQMNNIQRRDITISLLNEHHEPIVVWRAKNAFPVKYTGPVLYAGTGQLAMESLELTHEGLTVIQP; the protein is encoded by the coding sequence ATGTCACAACCTGTTTCCCGCTATCATTTTACTGCCGACTGGGGCGGAGCCCGTACCGGGTTTGCTGAAATATCCGGTCTGAATATTGAAATAGAACCGGTCCTCTTCAGAGAAGGTGCCAGTCCGGAAGACCAGATGCGAAAGATACCCGGCCTGCGCAGCTACTCTAATATCCTACTAAAAAGAAATATACTGAAGGGCGACAATGACTTTTTTGACTGGATCAATACCAAACAGATGAACAATATCCAGCGAAGGGATATTACCATCTCCCTGTTGAATGAGCATCATGAGCCTATTGTTGTATGGCGGGCTAAAAATGCCTTCCCGGTAAAATATACAGGACCGGTACTTTATGCAGGAACGGGGCAACTGGCCATGGAAAGCCTGGAGCTGACCCATGAGGGACTGACCGTTATACAACCATGA
- a CDS encoding DUF4920 domain-containing protein produces the protein MRTICLLTACLLTGTFLYAQPPAGEAKKGDTYGETITEKGAVSLDELSRKLDKEEKITAKIKGTVLAVCPKKGCWMTMELPDKTKMLVKFKDYAFFVPTAVTGKTVVLDGIARQKLVSVNELKHYAEDAKKPQAEIDAITKPEKQVRFEASGVRVL, from the coding sequence ATGAGAACTATATGCTTGTTGACCGCCTGTTTGCTCACAGGTACATTTTTATATGCACAACCTCCTGCCGGTGAGGCAAAGAAAGGAGATACTTATGGTGAAACGATCACGGAAAAAGGAGCCGTTTCCCTGGATGAACTATCCCGCAAACTGGACAAGGAGGAAAAAATAACCGCCAAAATAAAGGGAACCGTTTTGGCAGTCTGTCCGAAAAAAGGCTGCTGGATGACCATGGAGCTGCCGGACAAGACCAAAATGCTGGTCAAGTTTAAGGATTATGCCTTTTTTGTACCAACTGCCGTTACCGGAAAAACCGTGGTACTGGATGGCATCGCGCGTCAGAAACTGGTGTCTGTGAACGAATTAAAACACTATGCGGAGGATGCCAAAAAGCCGCAGGCGGAGATCGACGCCATTACAAAACCGGAAAAGCAGGTGCGTTTTGAAGCCAGCGGAGTGCGGGTGCTTTAA